A genomic region of Colletotrichum destructivum chromosome 1, complete sequence contains the following coding sequences:
- a CDS encoding Putative saccharopine dehydrogenase, NADP binding domain, NAD(P)-binding domain superfamily, translated as MSLKQHGRQYDLVVFGATGYTGTFVAEHITTHLPTNLKWAVAGRSESKLQHLVGECKKLSPDRVQPGIEICSLNDEDLEALAKKTYILITTVGPYAQYGEHAFRACAENGTHYLDVTGETPWTGTMIKKYEGLAQETGAMMFPQIGIESAPPDLVTWVLAKQVRERLSAQTGAVTVSIHQLDAAPSGGTLATVLGLFDSFTLSQVREQHKPYALSPVPNRSKGQLQTSLLTKLVGLRNVPNLGLMTTSIAGMTDTPIVQRTWGLFATLPSREKQFYGPNFSFHEYMRAKGHLRGIAIHWALAFFGLLLATAAPFRKLVRMFVYQPGEGPDKEACKKDEIEYRGTAIPDRGSETGYPQAFCRAWYNGSMYYLTAVLLAQAASTLLEEDVDLPGGVFTPSCLGQPFIDRLQGADFKFESEILEN; from the exons ATGTCCCTCAAGCAGCATGGCCGCCAGTACGACCTGGTCGTCTTTGGTGCCACTG GATACACCGGGACGTTCGTGGCGGAACACATCACGACACACCTGCCGACCAATTTGAAATGGGCGGTTGCAGGTCGATCAGAGTCGAAACTTCAGCACCTCGTTGGCGAGTGCAAGAAGCTGAGCCCCGACAGAGTGCAGCCTG GAATTGAAATCTGCAGCCtcaacgacgaggacctcgaggccctcgccaaAAAGACGTACATCCTCATCACCACCGTCGGCCCTTACGCGCAGTACGGCGAGCATGCATTCAGAGCCTGCGCCGAGAACGGCACGCACTACCTGGACGTCACCGGCGAGACCCCCTGGACCGGCACGATGATCAAGAAGTACGAGGGTCTCGCGCAGGAGACGGGCGCGATGATGTTTCCGCAGATCGGAATCGAGTCCGCCCCGCCTGACCTCGTCACGTGGGTGCTGGCAAAGCAGGTCCGCGAGAGGCTCTCGGCCCAGACCGGTgccgtgacggtgtctatcCACCAGCTGGA TGCGGCTCCGTCGGGCGGTACCCTGGCGAcggtcctcggcctcttcgacTCGTTCACCCTCTCGCAGGTGAGGGAGCAGCACAAGCCATATGCTCTCTCGCCCGTCCCGAACCGCAGCAAGGGTCAATTGCAGACGTCCCTGCTCACCAAGCTGGTGGGATTGCGAAATGTCCCGAACCTGGGACTGATGACCACGTCCATTGCCGGGATGACGGACACGCCCATCGTCCAAAGAACGTGGGGTCTCTTCGCAACCCTGCCTTCGCGCGAGAAGCAGTTCTACGGACCCAACTTCTCGTTCCACGAGTACATGCGAGCCAAGGGCCACCTCCGGGGAATCGCCATTCACTGGGCCCTCGCCTTCTTTGGCTTGTTGCTTGCGACTGCGGCGCCCTTCCGGAAGCTGGTCAGGATGTTCGTCTACCAGCCCGGCGAGGGGCCAGACAAGGAGGCGTGCAAGAAGGACGAGATCGAATATCGTGGCACTGCCATCCCGGACAGGGGATCCGAGACGGGATATCCCCAGGCGTTCTGCCGTGCGTGGTACAACGGCAGCATGTACTACT TGACGGCCGTCCTGTTGGCCCAGGCTGCCTCGACGCTTCTGGAAGAGGACGTCGACTTGCCCGGCGGTGTTTTTACTCCGTCGTGCCTGGGGCAGCCTTTCATAGACCGGTTGCAGGGAGCTGACTTCAAATTTGAGTCGGAGATACTGGAAAACTAG
- a CDS encoding Putative zinc-binding ribosomal protein codes for MAKRTKKVGVTGKYGTRYGASLRKQVKKMEISQHATYTCTFCGKPTVKRHSTGIWNCKGCKKTVAGGAYTVSTPAAAAMRSTLRRLREIAEV; via the exons ATGGCCAAGCGCACGAAG AAGGTCGGAGTGACCGGAAAGTACGGTACCAGATACGGTGCTTCCCTGCGTAAGcaggtgaagaagatggaaaTCTCCCAGCACGCCACCTACACCTGCACGTTCTGCGGAAAGCCTACCGTCAAGCGCCACTCCACTGGTATCTGGAACTGCAAGGGCTGCAAGAAGACCGTTGCCGGCGGTGCCTACACTGTCTC CAcccccgctgccgctgccatgCGCTCGACTCTCCGTCGCCTGAGGGAGATTGCCGAGGTTTAA
- a CDS encoding Putative PHD and RING finger domain-containing protein, translating to MTEPDQCIICLESLQHPSSQPDSVNGAGPAATTTTKPAAVYRAIDSDIEILEDPESNFIATLVGCNHVVHDQCIRSWAKNSNTCPICRTPFNEVSLSSELNGPAVDSYAVQDKKQEQEFDIHRWLEENPDDEASEPSPACPICESSDHEEVLLLCDGCNAAYHTHCIGLSGVPQTEYWYCFECAENNAGRSSSSEASDVEVQAHPITQAARSAANRRNVVARRGFLRTQLQARNARREARSLEWQGAWDRIASRIYDATDIDLDNHEDEDLFQGFRRAQAQREQVRETQEHQDWQQRMNIASRLGARDIFAQNIRPAVGYRLDGVPVEPVVQSQPPPPPPETREEQQAWGALERARDAETAPNARKRKARSVTASPQEPAQEPERKLKRPRTRRLPLQGESSGSGSASASASASASASAAASGSGSGSATVPDAAPTSAAAVTPSSAPTTVLASRPHSNGATQRAQSPISTEPGPSFLSSLLKEVEMSTPSDDETVRNYFGTRSGVDPSSPVTPPSPSSRNSPRALSLTPPPHPRPSSPTLSLSSYVEPRFPKANYSPTRNTGDSSDSDSRSNGAEIRQPRPQRPNRQRPNFSRSQDSSPTRPAIPFETKERISGIVRAALKPHWRAQELTSEQYASINRDVSRKLYEGLRDPQTLDEDAKKAWEKIASKEVARALEELKA from the exons ATGACTGAACCGGATCAGTGCATCATATGCCTGGAGTCGCTGCAGCACCCCTCGTCGCAGCCAGACAGCGTAAACGGGGCGGGACCAGCAGCAACCACAACAACAAAACCAGCGGCAGTCTACCGTGCCATCGACTCAGACATCGAAATCCTCGAAGATCCAGAGTCCAACTTCATCGCTACTCTCGTGGGCTGCAACCACGTCGTGCATGACCAGTGCATCAGGAGCTGGGCCAAAAACTCCAACACTTGCCCCATATGCCGAACGCCTTTCAATGAGGTCAGTCTATCCTCTGAGCTCAACG GCCCTGCCGTCGATTCCTACGCTGTCCAGGACAAGAAGCAAGAGCAGGAGTTCGACATCCACCGGTGGCTCGAAGAGAACCCCGATGACGAAGCGTCGGAGCCAAGCCCCGCCTGTCCCATTTGCGAGTCTTCCGACCACGAAGAGGTGCTGCTCCTCTGCGATGGCTGCAACGCAGCCTACCACACACACTGTATCGGCCTGTCCGGCGTGCCCCAGACCGAGTACTGGTACTGCTTCGAATGTGCCGAAAACAATGCGGGTCGGTCAAGCTCGAGCGAGGCTTCGGACGTCGAGGTGCAGGCGCACCCCATCACGCAGGCTGCTCGCTCGGCAGCCAACCGACGAAACGTGGTCGCCCGACGAGGCTTCTTGCGGACGCAGTTGCAGGCCAGGAACGCCCGGCGCGAGGCGAGATCTCTTGAGTGGCAGGGCGCCTGGGACCGGATTGCGAGTCGTATCTACGATGCTACTgacatcgacctcgacaaccacgaagacgaagaccTCTTCCAAGGCTTCCGCCGGGCACAGGCGCAGAGAGAGCAGGTCCGCGAGACCCAGGAGCACCAAGACTGGCAGCAGCGCATGAACATCGCCAGCCGCCTAGGCGCCAGAGACATATTTGCACAGAACATCCGCCCAGCCGTGGGCTATCGCCTGGACGGTGTACCGGTCGAGCCGGTCGTCCAGTCTCAgcctcccccgccgcctcccgagACTCGAGAGGAACAACAGGCCTGGGGTGCGCTCGAGAGAGCTCGCGACGCCGAGACCGCCCCCAACGCTCGTAAGCGAAAGGCGAGGTCCGTCACGGCTTCCCCCCAAGAGCCCGCTCAAGAACCCGAGCGCAAGCTCAAGCGACCTCGTACCCGCCGATTGCCTTTGCAGGGGGAATCTTCCGGGTCCGgctcagcctcagcctcagcctctgcctctgcctctgcttcCGCCGCAGCTTCTGGCtctggttctggttctgCTACTGTGCCAGACGCAGCTCCTACCTCTGCGGCTGCCGTCACACCGTCATCCGCGCCGACGACCGTGCTGGCGTCGAGGCCTCACTCGAACGGTGCAACCCAACGCGCCCAGTCTCCGATCAGCACGGAGCCTGGCCCGTCCTTCCTGTCGTCGCTGCTCAAGGAGGTGGAAATGAGCACTCCGTCGGATGACGAGACGGTGCGGAACTATTTCGGCACGCGTTCTGGCGTCGacccgtcgtcgccggtgacgcccccctccccctcgtcaCGCAACTCTCCGCGGGCGCTGTCCCTCACACCGCCACCACACCCCCGGCCTAGTTCGCCTACGTTATCATTGAGCTCTTATGTGGAACCGAGATTTCCCAAGGCCAACTACTCGCCGACCCGAAACACGGGCGACAGCAGCGACTCCGACAGTCGTTCGAACGGCGCTGAAATCCGCCAGCCTCGACCGCAGCGGCCGAACCGCCAGCGGCCCAACTTTTCTCGGTCGCAGGATTCGTCTCCCACGCGACCGGCCATCCCCTTCGAGACCAAGGAGAGAATCAGCGGCATCGTCCGGGCCGCTCTGAAGCCCCACTGGCGCGCTCAAGAGCTCACGTCGGAGCAGTACGCAAGCATCAACCGGGACGTCTCCCGGAAGCTGTACGAAGGTCTGCGCGATCCCCAAACcttggacgaggatgccaaGAAGGCGTGGGAGAAGATCGCTTCCAAGGAGGTGGCCCGTGCACTAGAGGAACTCAAGGCTTGA
- a CDS encoding Putative large ribosomal subunit protein mL46, with the protein MTAPSRGAFAALGRLRPATPRICRQCAKVQIRAPTPSRAYSGAAAAAAASSTTTNDPTTVPPSNVGIPPEPKPAGQTAPNYHIKAGVILTRAPLLTRPLTSFEQAYFFYQKRLNERLTLPFITSVYFKPDTPALIDWNMKMKDRQGTVAKELGVYNGKASRAWDDELTVGDKLSQHDTTVDLLLKDSVMRVSDDAEIIPEEDRAPPEPLAPRVSEADLKGDTTRLDRAMDRTLYLVVRKDGKDGEKWEFPAAGMSTEENLHEAAQRILDETAGVNMNTWMVGRVPVAAYVKKPTTAREGAAAAKGQKTFFLKGRIMAGQADLTANKHKYKKFKWLTREELKGVLEPAYYRSVRNMMADR; encoded by the exons ATGACGGCCCCCAGCAGAGGCGCAtttgccgccctcgggcgtCTACGAC CCGCCACCCCTAGAATCTGCCGACAATGCGCGAAGGTCCAGATCAGAGCTCCGACCCCCTCGCGGGCGTactcgggcgccgccgccgccgccgccgcctcctcgacgacgacgaacgacccgacgacggtgccTCCATCGAATGTCGGCATTCCTCCCGAACCCAAGCCGGCAGGCCAGACGGCCCCCAACTACCACATCAAAGCGGGCGTGATCCTGACGCGGGCGCCGCTTCTCACGCGGCCCCTGACGTCGTTCGAGCAGGCCTACTTCTTCTACCAGAAGCGGCTCAACGAGCGGCTGACGCTGCCCTTCATCACGTCCGTCTACTTCAAGCCCGATACCCCCGCGCTCATCGACTGGAACATGAAGATGAAGGACCGCCAAGGCACCGTGGCCAAGGAGCTGGGCGTGTACAACGGCAAGGCGTCGCGGGCctgggacgacgagctgACGGTTGGCGACAAGCTGAGCCAGCACGACACGACGGTTGACTTGCTGCTGAAGGACTCCGTCATGCGCGTCagtgacgacgccgagatcATCCCGGAAGAGGATCGGGCACCGCCCGAGCCCCTCGCGCCGCGGGTGTCGGAGGCAGACCTCAAGGGCGACACGACGAGGCTGGACCGCGCCATGGACCGCACGCTGTACCTGGTCGTCAGGAAGGATGGCAAGGACGGCGAAAAGTGGGAGTTCCCCGCAGCGGGAATGTCCACGGAGGAGAACCTCCACGAG GCCGCGCAGAGGATTCTCGACGAGACGGCGGGCGTCAACATGAACACGTGGATGGTCGGCCGCGTGCCGGTCGCCGCCTACGTGAAGAAGCCGACAACCGCCCGGGagggcgccgcggcggccaagggGCAGAAGACGTTCTTCCTCAAGGGCCGCATCATGGCGGGCCAGGCGGACCTGACGGCCAACAAGCACAAGTACAAGAAGTTCAAGTGGCTCACGCGGGAGGAGCTCAAGGGGGTGCTAGAGCCCGCGTACTACCGCAGTGTACGAAACATGATGGCGGACCGGTAA
- a CDS encoding Putative ribonuclease CAF1, ribonuclease H-like superfamily has product MEVTTENFWRQLPRILLSIAKSQFVAIDLEMTGITDKNSEERLRNPTKQQIYESAKNIASTFNVFELGITCIISKPDGSYTTESFSFTVSPYLHADTRNDETFVKDVDRRLSVSYNTLKFLRKERIRMEKIYDDCVPYLSRKDVRKATERMEKKMKPWNTKEHPYDEDEEGLCFFSEYRPDDIKVLIPPSESKRRTDVYHQIVRSKAKVLVPHMRCRTWNYGATVIVYLVDDEEETDRHKFLQDQLTASLAKYSGIRLVIEALAGGDFAELIDADRVVEAMSVCPGDAQILCQNVHQMLQSTLAARSGDSSESEDQDAYNTSHTSDEWPSEPLLEPDNPWRQPDFVDDWPAPAGTDQNIDSSNGWGDWGSRRQVSTSINGHEGDGCIALGEPNHWEKVCTSDDDDDDDLTAQTLGERVADALKTIEDQLKRSRPVIVGHNQFMDLLFLYNTFVDDLPATLDDFLAKIHELFPYILDTKLMAIKHQAIEGEDPLIDLYDRLSDHKAMPHIDWPPGYGYGRSDTAHQAGFDSYMTATVFLRLACRLAYENLTGGGDDEQIGQRMKLFYSREWLSAIGRNPDHFEGPRASSPGWPESSDTDDTGVNQPEWDDAAFDLVRNTIRIAPRRTVYLGQRGESEALKTRARGNPW; this is encoded by the exons ATGGAAGTTACTACGGAGAACTTCTGGAGGCAGCTGCCTCGGATTCTTCTGTCAATCGCCAAATCACAGTTTGTCGCCATTGATCTTGAGATGACCGGGATCACGGACAAGAACTCGGAAGAAAGACTCAGGAACCCGACGAAGCAGCAAATCTACGAATCCGCCAAAAACATTGCATCCACTTTCAACGTGTTCGAGCTGGGCATTACTTGCATCATATCCAAGCCAG ATGGCTCATACACGACCGAGTCCTTCAGCTTTACCGTCAGCCCCTACCTGCATGCCGACACCCGGAATGACGAGACATTCGTCAAGGACGTCGACAGAAGACTGTCAGTCTCGTACAACACTCTCAAGTTTTTGAGAAAGGAGAGGATCCGAATGGAGAAAATCTACGACGATTGCGTACCGTACCTCAGCCGTAAGGACGTTCGCAAGGCTACTGAGCgaatggagaagaagatgaagccgTGGAACACCAAAGAGCACCCttacgacgaggacgaagaaggcctCTGCTTTTTCAGCGAATAT AGACCCGATGACATCAAGGTTCTTATCCCACCTTCGGAAAGCAAAAGACGGACCGATGTCTATCACCAGATCGTCCGCAGCAAGGCCAAGGTGCTCGTTCCGCACATGAGGTGTCGTACGTGGAACTATGGCGCAACAGTGATCGTCTACCTAgtggatgacgaagaagaaacagAC AGACACAAGTTCCTACAGGACCAGCTCACGGCCTCGTTGGCCAAGTACTCAG GGATCCGGCTGGTCATCGAAGCCCTTGCCGGTGGGGACTTTGCGGAACTGATCGATGCGGACCGCGTCGTAGAGGCAATGTCAGTGTGTCCAGGCGATGCGCAGATACTATGTCAGAATGTACACCAGATGCTTCAATCAACATTGGCAGCGCGCTCCGGGGACTCATCAGAGAGCGAAGACCAGGACGCCTACAATACGTCCCACACATCCGACGAGTGGCCTTCCGAGCCTCTCTTGGAGCCCGACAACCCTTGGAGGCAACCTGATTTTGTCGATGACTGGCCAGCACCTGCAGGGACTGACCAGAATATCGACTCCTCTAACGGCTGGGGCGATTGGGGCAGCCGGAGGCAAGTCAGCACCAGCATCAACGGCCATGAAGGAGATGGCTGCATAGCCCTTGGAGAGCCGAACCACTGGGAAAAGGTGTGCAcaagcgacgacgacgacgacgacgacctgacTGCACAGACACTTGGCGAAAGAGTGGCGGATGCCCTCAAAACAATCGAGGACCAACTGAAGAGATCACGGCCGGTCATTGTCGGGCACAACCAGTTCATGGACCTGTTGTTCTTGTACAACACTTTTGTCGACGACCTGCCCGCCACTTTGGACGACTTCTTGGCAAAGATTCATGAATTGTTCCCCTACATATTGGACACGAAGCTAATGGCAATCAAACACCAAGCGAtcgagggcgaagacccCTTGATTGACCTATACGACAGGCTCAGCGACCACAAGGCAATGCCGCACATAGATTGGCCGCCCGGATATGGCTATGGCCGCAGTGACACAGCTCATCAAGCCGGCTTCGATA GCTACATGACGGCAACCGTCTTCCTACGACTGGCCTGCAGGTTGGCGTACGAGAACctgacgggcggcggcgacgacgaacagATTGGCCAGCGGATGAAGTTGTTTTACAGCAGAGAGTGGCTATCAGCCATTGGACGCAACCCCGATCACTTTGAGGGCCCGAGAGCCTCCAGCCCCGGTTGGCCGGAGTCGTCGGATACCGATGATACGGGAGTCAACCAACCCGAATGGGACGATGCCGCATTTGACTTGGTCCGGAACACAATCCGAATTGCGCCCCGGAGAACGGTCTACCTTGGACAGCGAGGAGAGAGCGAGGCTCTCAAGACACGGGCACGCGGAAATCCTTGGTAG
- a CDS encoding Putative pinin/SDK/MemA protein, translated as MATVTEAAPADTIKTETTSSEIDVTQKRKASPDSFEGEDPSKRPKIEERDPPTQDSALSTDSRPRDQGADTNAPRRAPLSKDEEKKRGKRLFGGLLSTLSQTNASSQHKKRREIEQRQHERAQKQRAEDDKRRTEKLARITEARWREQIKLDEKAMKTRHVNMLAMAHSLRSKAKPPVYYRPWKLTSEQEDRIDGQIEDAKVVIAREVEAFRGRKEEHRRRYGQTSPARDEVSADKVSAPVVIDDAAKANTEPLVEAPTHVPTVANEVPSSHHQHDEPGDVVEDAEDMVIY; from the exons ATGGCGACAGTCACAGA ggcggcgccggccgacaCCATCAAAACGGAAACCACGAGCTCCGAAATCGACGTCACACAGAAGCGAAAGGCGTCACCAGACTCGTTTGAAGGCGAGGATCCGTCCAAACGGCCGAAGATCGAGGAACGCGACCCGCCTACGCAAGACTCGGCGCTCTCGACGGACTCAAGACCGCGAGACCAGGGTGCAGACACCAATGCGCCCCGGCGCGCACCGTTATCGAAAgacgaagagaagaagcggGGTAAACGGTTGTTCGGCGGTCTTCTCAGCACGCTGAGCCAGACCAACGCCAGCTCCCAGCACAAGAAGCGCAGGGAAATagagcagcggcagcacgAGCGGGCGCAGAAGCAGAGggccgaagacgacaagCGAAGAACAGAGAAGCTCGCGCGGATCACCGAGGCGAGATGGCGGGAGCAGATCAAGTTGGACGAGAAGGCT ATGAAAACCCGACACGTGAACATGCTCGCGATGGCACATTCTCTCAGGTCGAAGGCCAAACCACCGGTT TACTACCGACCGTGGAAGCTCACGAGCGAGCAAGAGGACCGGATCGATGGCCAGATCGAAGACGCCAAGGTTGTCATAGCAAGAGAAGTCGAAGCTTTCAGGGGCCGAAAGGAAGAACATCGACGGCGTTACGGACAGACCTCGCCTGCGAGAGACGAGGTGTCTGCAGACAAGGTGTCTGCACCCGTGGTCATCGATGACGCGGCGAAGGCCAACACAGAGCCCCTGGTGGAAGCTCCCACGCACGTCCCTACTGTCGCGAACGAGGTCCCATCTTCACACCACCAGCACGACGAACCCGGcgacgttgtcgaggacgccgaggacatgGTCATCTACTGA
- a CDS encoding Putative alpha/beta hydrolase-1, epoxide hydrolase yields MAVDKIAPNDPRVERKQAEVRGKTYSYLYSKPEGTPKGTVVLIHGWPDISLGWRYQIPLFLSLGYQVVAPDCLGYGQTSSPEKLEEWSLKSMSDDVKALCDQIVPGEQIILGGHDWGGALVWRVAMWHPDLIKGVFSVCTPYNAPTTAWFDLADIIAAGHLTNFKYQLQLRGPEVEEKLTKPEDIRQFLQGIYGGRGANGELAFNTDRGVLFENIGKIGPTPLLSEEEVAYYTDNFAKSGMRGPLNWYRTRRINYDEELPLAEKTAAEGGDYKVTPPSLFILASKDTALPPAMAAGMDKHFADLTRGEVKATHWALWEAPEEVNGQIKQWIESKVDKKPTASL; encoded by the coding sequence ATGGCTGTCGACAAGATCGCCCCCAACGACCCGCGCGTCGAGCgcaagcaggccgaggtcaGGGGCAAGACCTACTCCTACCTCTACAGCAAGCCCGAGGGCACGCCCAAGGGCACCGTCGTGCTCATCCACGGATGGCCCGACATCTCGCTCGGCTGGCGGTACCAGATCCCCTTGTTCCTCTCGCTGGGCTACCAGGTGGTCGCGCCCGACTGCCTCGGCTACGGCcagacgtcgtcgcccgagaagctcgaggagtGGTCCCTCAAGAGCATGTCGGACGACGTCAAGGCGCTGTGCGACCAGATCGTGCCCGGCGAGCAGATCATCCTGGGCGGCCACGACTGGGGCGGTGCGCTCGTCTGGCGCGTGGCCATGTGGCACCCGGACCTCATCAAGGGCGTCTTCAGCGTGTGCACGCCGTACAAcgccccgacgacggcgtggttcgacctcgccgacatcatcgccgccggccacctTACCAACTTCAAGTaccagctgcagctgcgCGGGCCTGAGGTTGAGGAGAAGCTGACGAAGCCCGAGGACATCCGCCAGTTCCTGCAGGGCATCtacggcggccggggcgccaacggcgagcTCGCCTTCAACACGGACCGCGGCGTCCTCTTTGAGAACATTGGCAAGATCGGCCCGACGCCGCTGctgtcggaggaggaggttgcgTACTACACCGACAACTTCGCCAAGAGCGGCATGCGCGGGCCGCTGAACTGGTACCGCACGCGCCGCATCAActacgacgaggagctgccgctcgcggagaagacggcggccgagggcggcgactACAAGgtgacgccgccgagtctGTTCATCCTCGCCAGCAAGGAcacggcgctgccgccggccatggcggcgggcaTGGACAAGCACTTTGCGGACCTGACGCGGGGCGAGGTGAAGGCGACGCACTGGGCGCTGTGGGAGGCGCCTGAGGAGGTCAACGGGCAGATCAAGCAGTGGATCGAGagcaaggtcgacaagaagccgacggcgtcgttgTGA
- a CDS encoding Putative PDZ-binding protein, CRIPT yields MVCTKCQKLGKGSTTLATPAIKKKSEIYHGSSASASSSSSSASKPTLGSTGIGKSKLLSKAAKNPYAQYSSACSKCKTKVSQGHSLCQSCAYRADSCASCGKPNKKAKGAAPSVAGQKFTLK; encoded by the coding sequence ATGGTTTGCACAAAGTGCCAGAAGCTCGGCAAGGGCTCGACAACCCTCGCAACGCCAGCCATTAAAAAGAAGTCGGAAATCTACCAcggctcctccgcctccgcctcctcctcttcgtcatccgCCTCCAAACCGACCCTGGGCTCCACCGGCATCGGCAAGAGCAAGCTGCtctccaaggccgccaagaaccCCTACGCCCAGTACTCGAGTGCCTGCTCAAAGTGCAAGACCAAGGTCTCCCAGGGCCACTCCCTCTGCCAGTCGTGCGCCTACAGGGCCGACTCGTGCGCCTCGTGCGGGAAGCCcaacaagaaggccaagggcgccgcaccctccgtcgccggccagaAGTTCACTCTGAAGTGA